GGGTACTCCGCGCCACTCGTCGAGCGTCCGCGGCGCACGGGACAGTCCGAGGAAGCGGCGGTAGAAGGTCCCGGTCTCGTGGACTCCGCGCCTCCCCGGCCCTCGGCCGTGTGGAGAAGGGAGCGCGGGGGAGGCGGCAGCGACTCGAGGAGCGCGACGAGCGACTCGCCGTGCGCGGCGAAGTCGGAGGCGGAGAGCCAGAGGCAGGGGGACGGGTCGAAGTCGTGGTCGCGGGAGAGGTCGTCGTCGAAGCCGAAGCACTCGGAGCCCTCGCCGACGAGGCCGGCCGCGGTCCGCGGGAGGAGGTCCGGAACGCGCGTGGCGACGGCCGGCGCGACGACGCCATCCCAGTGGGAGCGCGAGATCTCGAGGCCCTTCACGCGGAGAGTCGCCGCGCCCGGGCGTACGATCCCCGGCCGTGAGAAGAGAGATCCAGGACGCCCTCGAGCTCGGCCGGGCAGACCGCTGGGACGAGGCGATCGCGAAGCTGAAGCGCGTCGTCGACGAGGAGCCGACGGCCGACCACTGGGCGTACCTCGGGACGACGTACCGTTCGTGCAGCCGTTGGGACGAAGCCGACGAGGCCTACGGGAGGGCGCTCGCGCTGGACCGGTGTCACGTGGGGGCCCTCTGGGGCCTCGGCCTCTCGCGGGGGATGCAGGGAGACACGGCGGGGGCCGCGGAAGATGCTCGGGCGGGCCGTCGCGGTGGCGCCGCGCTTCGCCCCGCCGCGTTTCCAGCTCGCCCTCACGCTCCTCGAGCTCGGCGACACGGAGGCGGCCCTCGCGCACGCCGCGGCCGTGCGCGACCTCGACGGGCGGTACGCGGCGAAGCTCGACGCGATCCTGGGCGAGCGGGGACTCCTTCCCGGCTGACATCAGATCGCGTCCGGGACCTTCGCCCGCTCCTTCGCCTCGACCTCCTCGAGCGTCCCCTTCGCGAGCCGCCGGAAGAGAGTCTCGTACCGCTCCCGGGCGAGGTTCCGGCCCGCCTCGCGGGCGGCGAGGGTGTCGCGGTAGAGGAGCATGATCGTCGGGTCCGAGAGCGTGCCGAGCTCGCACGCGAGGGCCCGCGCGAAGTCGGAGAGCGCGCCGCGGAACGTGAACGGGAAGCCCTCCGTCAGCTCCGCCATCCACGCCGTCTCGATCGCGACGATCCGCGGCACGAAGGCATTCGAGGGCGGGGCCGGCGCGGCCTCTTCCATCCGGGAGTGCTTCTCGCCGACGAGGTTCCGGCCGGCGAGACGGGCCACCCGCAGCTCGCCGAGGTAGGTGCGGAGAGTGTCGGGCGAGAGGGCGGAGAGCGTGATCTCCCGCATCGTCCGGTAGCCGCCGGGGCGTTCCTGGCAGAGCTCGGGCCGGCCGGCGATCGCCTCCATCATCATTTCCCACTCGTGCTGGACGATCTCCTCGACGAGCGCTTCGGGACCGGGCACAGGCGGGAGCGTCACGAGGCGCCTCCCGCCTCGAGGGCAGCCCTCTCCCGCCCCCCCGCCTCGACCTCGGCGATCGTCCCCTTCCCGAGCCTGCGGAAGAGGTTTTCGTACCGCTCGCGGACGAGGTTCCGGCCGCTCTCGCGGGCCGCGAGGACGTCGCGGTAGAGGAGCGTCAGTGTCGAGTCGGAGTACGTCTCCAGCTCGCACGCCTCGTAACGCGCGAAGTACGCCATCGAGGCCTGGAACGTGGCGGGGAAGTCCGCACAGAGCTCCCTCATCCACTCCAGCTCGATCGCGACGATCCGGGGGATGAGCGGGCACTCCGAGACGGGGGAGATCTTCTCCTCCATGCGGGCGTACTTCTCGGTGACGAGGTTCCGGCCCTCGGCGAAGGCGTTCCTCAGGTCGCCGAGGTACGAGGCAAGCGTGTCCCGCGAGAGGACGGAGTGGCTCATCTCGCGCATCGCGCGAAACGTGCCGGGCCGCTCCTGGCAGAGCGAGCGGCCGTCCGAGACGACCGCCTTCATCATGTCCCACTCGCGCTCGACGATTTCTTCGACGAGGGTGTCGCGTTCCGGAAGGGAGATCGCGGGCATCTGGTTCCTCCGTCGCGGCGCGCGCCGCGGTCAGGCGTCGGGGTTGGGCGTCTCGCCGAGGGCCTCGAGGAGCCGCGAGGCGGCGAGGTCGACGGGCTCGAGCGCGCGGAGCGCACCCACGAGCTGGTAGTAGGCGGAGCGGACGTCGTCGGCGATCGCGTTCGCGTCGATGCCGCCGGAGCAGAGCCCCTTCTGGCAATCGAGGGCCTCGCGGTCGAGGACGAGCGCCGCGACCAGACGTTTCACCGTCGGTGCAGTTCTCATCTTCGCTTTCCCGAGGGCCCAGTCCGCCCGAGGCCAAGGTAGGGCGCGAATCGGCGATCCGCAAGTCCTTTCGGCGGTGTCGCCTGGCGTGACAGGGGGTGTCACGTCCGGAGACACGCGCCGAGGGCCAGAGCTCGCAAAGGCGGCGGCCCGCTCGCGGAGCGGGAGGTGCGTCAGGTTTAGTGATCACGAAATGGCGAGGGGGACGGGGACGGTGGGGCGTGCACGTGTCACGGACGGAGACATGGGGACCGGGCGAGAGCTGTATTCGCCGGGAGACGTCAACCCGCCTGCGTACAGACACTTGGCCGGTCCTGGCGGACGGGCGAAGGAGGTGGCAACACCCTTGCGATGGGGGAAGCGAAACGAAACTGGACCCAGTCGGCCCAGACAGCCCAACCGGAAGCAGCGAAGAATCAGGAGGGTTTCGATGCCGAAGAAACTGAAGGAAGTACTGGCGGACGCCGGCGTCTCGATGGAGAACGAGGCCGGGGGTCACGCCCCCAAGAGCCTCACCGACCGGGAGGTCAAGAAGGCGCCGCACCCGCGCGTCGAGAAGCTGCGGGACGTCTTCATGCAGACGCTCTCGTCGGCCAACAACGAGTTCCCGTACTGGTACACGCGCGAGTACTTCCTGCACGACAACGAGATCCCGGTCGTGCGCCGCGCGATGGCCCTGAAGGCCGCCTTCTCGCACACGACGCCCGTGATCTTCCCGGGCGAGCTCCTCGTCATGCACAAGGCGCCGTTCTTCCGCGGCTCCTTCCCGATGCCGTGGCTCTCCGAGGGCTTCTACATGGCCAAGGAGGACGAGCTCTACCAGGATGCGCTGAAGCGCGGCTCCACGTCGGTCGACGAGCACTCCAAGTTCGGCCAGGGCGGCGGCAACGTCGTCAAGAGCTTCGGCAAGGTCGTCAGCGTCGCCGGCAAATTCGGCGTGAGGCAGGAAGAGATCCCCGCCCTCCTCAAGATCGCACGCTCGTGGGTCGGGAAGTCCGTCGACGACCTCGGCCACAAGTACGAGACGATGGTCCCCGGCTACGAGACCAAGGAAGCGATCATGCGGAACATCGTCTGCATGTTCGACTCCGGCTACACGCTCCCGCAGGGGCGCGAGGTCATCAACTACTACTACCCGCTCCACCTCGGGTTCGACGGCATCATCGCCCTCGCGAAGGAGATGAAGGCCAAGGTCGCCGGCCGCGCCGACGGCGACGGCCTCACCGGTATGAACCGCCTCTACAACTACGAGGCGGTCATCATCGCGACCGAAGGCCTCCAGGCCTGGGTCCGCAACTACGCCAAGGAAGCGCGCCGCCTCGAGTCGATCGAGAAGGACGCCGTCCAGAAGGCCGAGTACAAGGGAATCGCCGAGCGCCTCGAGTGGCTCGAGCACAACGCCCCCCGGACCTTCATCGAAGCCTTCCAGATGATCGAGACGATGCACCTGGCCGTCCTGAACGAGGACGCCATCTCGGGGATGTCCCCGGGCCGCATCGCCCAGGTCCTCTTCCCCTGGTTCGACCAGGACATCAAGGCGGGCCGGATCACCGAGGACGAGGTCGTCGAGCTCCTCGAGCTCGACCGCGTCGTGAAGACCTCCATCGACTGCTTCGCCTCGGCGGGCGTCGTCGGCGGCGTCCTCTCCGGCAACACGTTCAACACCGTGTCGTGCGGCGGCCTCCAGAAGAACGGGAACCACGCCTGCAACCGGCTCGAGTACCTCCTCCTCGAGGCGGGTATGCGGAACGTGATGCCGCAATCGACCCTCGCGGTCCTCTACGACGAGAAGCTCCCCGAGGACTACCTGCTGCTCGCCACCGAGTGCATCAAGACCGGCGGCGGCTACCCGGCGTTCATGAACAACCAGGTCGGCATGGAGTTCCTCAAGCACCACTACGGCCCCGAGGGGATGGACATCGAGGACGCGCGCGCCTGGGCGATCGGCGGCTGCCTCGAGAGCTCGGCCTGCACCTGGAAGCCGATCACGCTGAACGGGACGACCTACTGGATCCCGGGCGGCGCCGGCCAGCCGACCTCCGTCGGCGTCCACTTCATCTCGATGCCGAAGATCCTCGAGCTGACGCTGTGGGACGGCGTCGACCAGCGGACCGGCGAGCGCGTCTTCAAGGCGCACGGCAGGAAGCTCGAGACGTTCGACGAGCTCTTCGCCCAGTTCAAGCTCTACTGGCAGGAAGCCGTCCACATCCTGGACCTGACGAACAACATCCAGCACGACATCTGGCGCAAGAACAACATGGCGGTCATCAACTCGTACATGAAGCCCGACTGCCTCGACAAGGGCCACCTCATCAACGAGCTCGGCTACCGCTACAACGCGACCTACAACGTCGAATCCGCCGGGACGATCACGATGATCAACTCGATGGCGGCCCTCAAGAAGATCGTCTACGACGACAGGAAGGTCTCCCTCGACGAGTACCGGACGGCGATGAAGGACAACTTCGGCTTCAAGACGGCGAAGGAAGTCAACTCCTTCTCGCTCGCCGACCAGGAGAAGCGCGAGGACGGCCCCGGCAAGTGGGACAAGCTCCACTTCATGGCGCTGCAGGCGCCGAAGTACGGCAACGACGACGCGTACGTCGACAACATCCTCCTCGAGTGGGAAAACTTCTTCTGCAAGGACTGCTACAACTACGAGTCGCTCAACGCCAAGCCGCTCTACGCGTGCCAGATCTCGGTCTCCACGCACGGCGCCATGGGCTCGGCGACGATCGCGACCGCCGACGGCCGCCTCGCGGGGACGACGTTCGCCGACGCTTCGCTGTCGGCCTTCCCGGGCACGGACCGCAACGGCCCGTACGCGCTCCTGAACTCCGCCGCGATCTGGGACCACAGCATGTCGCAGAACTCCCAGCTCAACATCAAGATCCACCCGAGCGCGATCCAGGGCGACGAGGGCGCGAAGAAGCTCCTCGACCTCACCCGGGCCTACATGCGCAAGGGCGGCTTCCACGTCCAGTACAACATCGTCGACTCCAAGGTCCTCAAGGACGCCCAGAAGAACCCGCAGAACTACCGTGACCTGATGGTCCGCGTCGCCGGGTTCACGCAGTACTGGGTCGAGATCGGCAAGCCGGTCCAGGACGAGCTCATCGCCCGGACCGAGTACGAGGGGGTTTGAAATGGAAATGCTGCACCACCGCGACTGCCGCAACTTCGCCGCGGTCGACGTCGCCAAGGGAATCTGCCACCGCACGAAGAACATGGTCCCGGCCGACGGGGACCGCTGCGAAGAGTGCGTCGCCACGCCGAAGTGCAAGGGCTGCCGCAACTTCACCGCCGACGCGAAGATCGTGGAGATGGGGGTCTGCGAGGCCTCGACCGCCACGCCGAAGTTCTTCGCCTACCCCGACATGGTCGCCCTGACCTGCGAGATGTTCCGCGAGCAGTAATCTCAAACTGACGGACCGGGCCGGGGGCGCCGCGTGGCGTCCCCGGCCCCTCGTCCGTGTCAGCCTCCGGCGGGACGGGTTTCGGGGCCGGAGAGAGACGAAAAGAGAGAGCGCATGGAAGACAGGAAAGCCATCCTCTACGGCCGCCTGGTGGTCTTCGCCTCCTGGCTGGCCGTCTTCTGTCTCTTCGGATATCGCGCGACGTTCGCGATCCTGAAGGGACCCATCGGCGTGACGATGGGCTGGTCCACGGCCCAGGTCACCCTCGGCTACTCGCTGATGATGGTCGTCTACGCCGTGACGGCGTACTTCTCCGGGATGATCCTCGACAAGTGGGGGACGAAGCCCGTCTACGCGATCGCCGCCGTCTTCGGCGGCCTCGGCTTCATCCTGACGTCGATGATCAACGTCCACGCGGCGTACCTCTTCACGTTCGGCGTCCTCGGCGGCATCGCCACCGGCATGCTCTGGGTCACGTCGACGGTCTCGGTCCGCAAGTGGTACGTCGGCAAGTCGTACGCGACGATGTGGGGCTTCGCCTTCGCGGGCGCCCCGATGGCGCAGTTCGTCCTCGCCCAGGTCGTCAAGCCCAAGCTCGGCGCCGCCCAGAAGGGGCTCGACGAGGCGGTCAAGGCGATCCTGCCGAACGCGGACGCCCTCCAGGGCAAGGAGCTCGCCACGGCGATCGCCGGCAAGCTCAAGGAGCCCGGGACCCTCGAGATCCCGGCGGTCAGGGACGCGCTCGCGACCCTCACCGCCGCCTGGCGCGGCGAGATGATGGTCCTCGGGGTCATCGTCTTCGCAGCCCTCGTCCTCGCCGTCATCGTCGCCAAGCAGTCCCCCGACTCCTACGGCATGAAGCCGTTCGGCGGGATGCCGGCTCCCGCGGGCGGAGCGGCTCCGGCCGCCGAGTACGACTGGGGCGTCGGCGAGGCGTTCTCGAAGTACGCGATCTGGGCCGCGATCCTCACGTTCCTCACGTCGATGATGGCCGAGTTCCTCATCTGGACGCAGGTCGTCAGCTACTGGACGCAGGACGTCGGCTTCAGCCTCGCCAAGGCCACGCAGACCTACGCCGTCATCGGCCTCATCGGCATCTTCTCGATGCCGATCATGGGCAAGATCGCGGACAAGGTCGTCGCGGTCATGGGGAACGAGGTCAAGGGGCGCAAGGCGATGCTCATGGTCGGCCCGGGCACGGGCGTCCTCGCCTGCCTCTTCCTCCTCGGCACGAAGCAGAGCGACGTCTTCGCCTACGTCGCCTGCTTCATCTTCGCGGTCTACTGGGCGATCGTCCCCGGCGGCGTCGTCGGGTACACGGGCGCCATCTACGGCCGCAAGACCCTCGGCAAGATCTGGGGCCTCGCCACGATGATCGTCATGGGCATCGGGCCGTTCCTCGGCTCGTTCATCGGCGGCTGGCTGAAGGACGTCTCCGGCAGCTACACCTACTCGATCTACTACGCGCTCGGCTCCTTCGTCCTCTCGATCGTCCTCGCGACGACGCTCCCGCTCAAGGCGGAGCCGAAGGTCCGCGTGCCGGTCGGCGCGGCGGTCGCGCCCGGACGCGCGAGCTGACCCGGTATTCCCCGGGGCCTCCCGCCGCGGCCCGGCGGCGGGAGGCCCTCTTCTCCGGCCGGGCACGGGGCAGGCGGGGATCTCCCCGCGGGAGCGGAGGACGCCATGGCAAACGGTGATACCAGGGGACTGGTCTTCGACGTCCAGGGCCATTCGGTCCACGACGGGCCGGGGACGCGGACGACGGTGTTCCTCGCCGGCTGCCCGCTGTCCTGCGTCTGGTGCTGCAACCCCGAGGGGCTCTTCCGCAAGCCCGTCGTCGTCCGCCGCGAGGTCAAGTGCAAGCACTGCGGCCGCTGCGTCGAGGCCTGCCCGCACCACGCCATCACCGTGAACGAGGCGGGCTCGGCGACGTTCGACCGGGCCTTCTGCGACGTCTGCACCACGCACGAGTGCGTCGAGAACTGCTACCACGAGGCGCTCGAGGTGAGCGGAAAGTGGATGACCGTGGACGACCTCATGGCGGTCTTCAAGAGGGACCGGCAGTTCTGGGGGAGCCGCGGCGGCGTGACCTTCAGCGGAGGCGAGCCGCTCCTGCAGCGGGAGTTCATCCTGGAGATGCTCCGGCGCTGCCGGGAGGCCCGCCTCCACACCTGCATCGAGACGACGGCAAGCGTCTCGCAGAACTACTTCTTCGAGGCGCTCGAGCACGTGGACTGGGTGTTCGTCGACATCAAGCAGATGGACCCGGCGAGGCACAAGGAGCTGACCGGAGTCTCGAACGACCTCGTCCTCGGCAACATCCGGGCCCTGGCCGCCTCGGACTGGCCGGGGTTCGTCGTCGTGAGGATCCCCGTCATCCCCGGCTGCAACGACTCCGAGGAGAACATCCGGGCGACGGCGAAGTTCGTGAAGGACGCCGGCCTCGAGGTCATCAACCTCCTGCCGTTCCACCGCCTGGGCGAGTCGAAGTACCGCCAGCTCGGCCAGAACTATGCCTTCGAGAACCACCCCGGCACGCCCGTCGAGGCCCTCGCCCCGCTCAAGGAGATCGTCGAGGCCGAGGGGCTGACCTGCTACACGGGCTGGAAGACCCCCTTCTGAGCGTCCCCGGCCGGAGCCTTTCGGACCAGGGAAGCCGAACCGGGATTGAGGAAACGAGGAATCCGATGACGATGCGAATCACCGCCCTGGCCTGCGCGGCGCTGATCCTCGCGCCCGGCGCCCGGGCCGAAGAAGCGAAGCCCGCGCCGAAGCCCGAGCCCCTGGAAGATCACCTGGGAGGTCGGCGCCGAGGAGCGCGTCCGGTCCGAGGCGCTGAACAACACCTTCGACGGCAGCGACGCCACCGAAGACCACCGCCTCTGGTACCGCTTCCGGACCCGCGCCTGGGCGAAGGCGACGATCGGGACGAAGGGAGAGGTCTTCGTCGGGCTCAACAACGAGAGCCGCAAGACGGTCCACCCCGACACGGAGTTCAAGTGGGACGAGGTCATCTTCGAGACGGCCTATGTCGACTGGAAGATCGACCCGTCGGTCTCCGTCCGCGTGGGGCGGCAGAACCTGATGAAGGGCGAGGGCTTCGTCCTTTTCGACGGGACTTCCGGAGACGGCTCGCGGACGGCGTACTTCAACGCCGCCGACGTGACGTTCGGCTGGAAGAAGTCGAAGGTCGAGCTCATCGGCATCTCCGACCCCGCGAAGGACTGGTATCTCCCGGTCATCAACAACAAGGACAAGCTCCTCCAGGAGTGGGACGAGGCGGCCGTCGGCCTCTACTACACGGGTCGCGACCTCCCGAAGACGGCGATCGACGGGTATCTGTTCTGGAAGAGCGAGAAGGACGACCGCCGCGCGCCGACGCACGCGCAGTTCCAGCCCGACCGGCAGCTCGGCATCCTCGGCGGGCGCGCCGTCCAGCAGCTTCCCGAGGGGTTCTCCCTGACTGCGGAAGCGGCCTTCGAGGCCGGGAGCGAGAAGCCGAAGCCGGGAACCGCGGGCGGGAACAAGGACATCTCGGCCTGGGGCGGCTACGCCTACGCGAAGAAGACCTTCCCGGTGTCGTGGAAACCGTCGATCCAGGTCGGGTGGGTCGGGATGTCGGGCGACGACCCGGGGACCTCCAAGGTGGAAGGGTGGGACCCGCTCTTCTCGCGCTGGCCGAAGTGGAGCGAGCTCTACATCTACAGCCAGGTCCCGGAAAAGGGCGTCGCCTACTGGACGAACCTCTCCATGTGGCAGGCCGAGGTCCTCGCGAGCCCGGCGAAGTTCCTGGGCCTCCGGGGGACGTACTACTACATGAACGCCCTCGAGAACTTCAACGGGAGCCCGAAGGTCTTCGGCAAGGGAAAGAAGCGGGGCGAGATGCTCCAGGCCCGGGCCGACGTCACCTTCTCGAAGGCGCTCAAGGGCCACGTCCTCTACGAGTACCTGAAGCCCGGCGACTTCTACATCGGGCGCGACTCGGCCTACTTCCTCAGGTTCGAGCTCATCTACAGCTTCAAGAAGATCTTCTGCGAATCACCTGGTGATGGCCGTGCCCGGCCCCGCGGCGCCCCCCGGCTTTCCGCCGTCCCCCGCGCCCGGGCACGGTCGTCCCTTTCCCGATGCTCCCTATAATGCCGGCAGGAGGGCCGCCGCCGCGGCGCCCGACCCCCTGAGAACGGTTCGATACGCCCCCGCTGAATTCCCGCCCCTCTCCCCGGGAAGCACCGTGGCTGGAGCTCTCGCCCAGGCGCTCCGCCAGGGGCGTTCGCTGATTCCGGCCGTCGACGGGGAAGGGCGGGTCACCGGCGTCTTCGACCTTCCCGGGTTCCTCGCCCGACTCTCCCCGAGGGGCCGTGCCGACCTCGACGGCTCCGTCTCGCCGGTCCTCGAGAAGGCGCCCGCCGTCGTGGCGCCCGGCCACGAGGACACCTGGGCCCGCGACGGGATTTCGGAAAGTGCGGTCGTCGTCGACGAGGGCGGCCGATACGTCGGGATCCTCTTCCGGGACGAAGAGGCCGCGCCGCCTTCCCGCCGCGACCGCGTGGACGCGTGGCTTCCGCCAGCTCGCCGAGGGGGTCCTGGCGGAAACGTCTCCTACATGGTCGCGGTGGCGGACGTGGACGGCCGTGTCCTTCTCGCCAGCAACGAGATGAGGAGCTTCTTCGGAAACGCGCTGAAGGGGGACGCCCCCGTCCTTCGCCGCCTCTTTCCGCCCCGGACGCTCGGCCCCTCCGCGACCTCCGGGCGGCAGGCGCCCCGCATCCACCAGCACCGGGACCGGCTCCTCCTCGTCTTCGGCTTTCCCGCTCGTCGTCGAAGGCGCCCTGCGGTACGTCACGCTCGCCATCCACGACGTCTCGGCGCTCGTGGGCGAGCAGCTCGCGCAGGCGCACGAAGACCTCGAGGGGCTCCGGAGGGTCCTCGACGTCACGGTGGACGGCCTGATGGTCGTGAACCGGGACGGCGTGATCACGATGGTCAACCGGAGCTTCGAGGAGATCCACGGTGTGCCGGCCGAGCGCGTCGTGGGCCGCCACGTGACCGAGGTGATCGAGAACACCCGGATGCACATCGTGGCGCAGACCGGCATCGCCGAGCTGGGCGAGCTCCAGAAGATCGGCAACACGCGCGTCGTCGTCTCGCGCATTCCCCTCTACCGCGACGGGAAGTGCGTCGGGGCGGCGGGGAAGATCGACTTCCAGGACCTTTCCCAGGTGAACCGGCTCGCGCACAAGGTCGAGCACCTCCAGAAGGAGCTCGAGGCGCTCCGGAAGCGGAAGGGAGCCGTCGCCCCCGACGTGAGGTTCTCCTTCACCGACGTCGTCGCCCTCGCGCCGGCGAGCCGCGAGGCCAAGGAGACGGCGGTCCGGGCGGCGCCGCAGGACTCGACGGTCCTGCTCCTCGGCGAGAGCGGCGTCGGAAAGGAGGTCTTCGCCCACGCGATCCACGCCTTCTCGACGCGGGCCTCCCGGCCCTTCGTGAGGGTGAACTGCTCGGCGATCCAGGAGACGCTCTTCGAGTCGGAGCTCTTCGGCTACGAGGACGGGGCTTTCACGGGGGCGCGCAAGGGGGGCAAGCAGGGGAAGTTCGAGATGGCCGACGGCGGCACGATCTTCCTCGACGAGATCGGCGACATGCCGCTCGCGGTCCAGGCCAAGCTCCTGCGCGTCCTGCAGGAGAAGGAGATCGAGAAGGTCGGCTCCGAGGAGGTCCTGAAGGTCGACGTCCGCGTCATCGCCGCCACGAACCAGGACCTCACGAAGCAGGCCGACGAGGGGCGCTTCCGCAGGGACCTCTACTACCGCCTCTCGGTCATTCCGATCCGGATTCCGGCACTTCGCGATCGCCGGGAGGACATCCCCGAGCTGCTCCGGATCTTCTGGGAGGACCTGAAGAAGAGGCACGGCATCTACCACCGCTCGCTCTCACCGGAGGCGCAGAAGCTCCTCAGGCGCTACGAGTGGCCGGGCAACATCCGCGAGCTGCACAACGTCCTCGAGCGGGCGCTGACGATCGTCGTCGAGCCGGTCGTCAGCGACGAGCAGGTCCGGATGATCATGGCGGGCGCCCGCGAGACTCACGACGACTTCTGCCTCTCGGAGGACTGCGGGCTCGCCGAGCTCGTCGAGCAGACGGAGCGCCGCGCCCTCGGCTTCGCCCTGGCGCGGACGAACAACAACCGGCTCCAGGCGGCGAAGCTCCTCGGCATCTCCCGCGCGCTCCTCTACAAGAAGCTGCACGCGTACGGGATCGTGCGTGGAGCGCCCCTCCTCCCGCCAGGGACGGCGGCGCGTGACGAGGTGACCGATGCCGAAGTGGCTCTGCGACACCTGCAGCTACATGGTCGAGACCGAGGGGAAGACTCCTCCTCCCGAAGACGGGATGAAGCCGACCCCCTGGGATCTCCCGGAGAGCTGGACCTGCCCCATCTGCGGGAGCGCGCGCGACGCGCTCAGCCCTCTCGACCCGGCCGAGCTCCTGACCCGGGCGGCCTGCAACCGGTACAAGTGAAGAGGTGAGCGCTCCCGGGACCGTCCGCGAGCCCGCGGTCCCTCCGGGGGGGCGGCGGCCGCAGCGCGTCCTGAAGGTCGTCCTCGGCCTCGACTGCACGGGGAGCTGCTCGTACTGCGCGCTGAAGAAGTCGCACGGCTTCCCGAGGACGCGGCTGGCGCGCCTCGACCCGCGCGTCGCCGAGGAGAAGATCCGCGAGGCGGCCGGGAGGTACGACATCTCGGGGCTCGAGGTGGGGGCCGGGGAGACGTTCGACCAGCCCGAGCTCTGGGAGTGGCTCCTCGCCCTGAACGCCAGGGAGCTGAACGTCCCGGTGATGGCCTTCACGGGGGGCCTCTCGAAGCAGACGCCCCGGGTCCTCGACGCGATCGCGGCCTCGTCCGCCCCGGTCCTCCTCCTCTTCTCCTACGACGGCCGCCGGTCCGAGCGGAACGCGGCGAACTGGCGGGAGGTCGAGGCGGCCTTCCGCGCGATGAAGGCGCGTCTCGCCGGCGCGCCGCACGTGACGCTCAAGGTGACGGCGTGCGTCACGCCCCGCGACGCGCACCGCCTGAAGGAGAACTTCCTCTCGCTCCTCGACCTCGAGCCGTCGCCCTTCGCCTTCCGGCCCCTGAAGCGTTCCTTCAACGAGGCCCAGCGGGAGGAGTTCGTGAGGCAGCTCGCCGCGTTCCTCGACGAGGCCTCGAACCGGGGCGTGAGGCTCCTGAGCGCGCCGGAAGCGGGGGAGTGGCACCTCGGCCTGAAGCGCGACTGGACGTGCCACCGGCTCGGAGTCAGCATCCTCCCCGACGGCCGCTTCACCGACTGCTACGTCGCCTGGTACTGCTCCGACTTCCCCACGTGGCGGACGCTCCCCTCGCTCGAGGGGCTCGACCGCTTCTTCACGGAGGCCGAGGCCCCTCCTCCTGCCGCCTGCGCCCGCTGCCTCGACGTGTTCGACCTCTGCAACCTCTGTCCCGCCGGGCTCGCGGACTTCCGGAGGTCGACGGGCGAGGCGTTCTACGACGGCGGTTTCTGCCGGATGGTGAACCGCGCCTCGCTCCTCCTTCTCGGGAAGGCTCTCGAGGAGCGGCCGGGGCTCGAGGCGGTCGTTCGCAGGGGGGGCGTCGAGACCCGGCTCCGACGCGAAGGGCGAGCGCTCGTCCTCACGGGGCCGAACGGGAACCCGCCGCTTTCCGTCGACCCCCGCGACGGGAATGCGATGCTCCCGGTCGCCTGACGGAAATGGAAAACGAGATGGACCACGCCGCCGTCCGCGCCGCGCTCGTCACGTGCGGCCGGAGGCTCGACGCCCTCGGCTTCGCGCCCGCGACCGACGGGAACATCTCGGCTCGCCTCGGCCCTCACGCGCTTCTGGTCACCCCGGCGGGGCGCGAGAAGGGCGGACTCTCGGCGGAAGACCTGCTGCTCGTCGACCCCGACGGACGGGTCGTCGAGAGAGC
The genomic region above belongs to Holophagales bacterium and contains:
- a CDS encoding alginate export family protein, giving the protein MTWEVGAEERVRSEALNNTFDGSDATEDHRLWYRFRTRAWAKATIGTKGEVFVGLNNESRKTVHPDTEFKWDEVIFETAYVDWKIDPSVSVRVGRQNLMKGEGFVLFDGTSGDGSRTAYFNAADVTFGWKKSKVELIGISDPAKDWYLPVINNKDKLLQEWDEAAVGLYYTGRDLPKTAIDGYLFWKSEKDDRRAPTHAQFQPDRQLGILGGRAVQQLPEGFSLTAEAAFEAGSEKPKPGTAGGNKDISAWGGYAYAKKTFPVSWKPSIQVGWVGMSGDDPGTSKVEGWDPLFSRWPKWSELYIYSQVPEKGVAYWTNLSMWQAEVLASPAKFLGLRGTYYYMNALENFNGSPKVFGKGKKRGEMLQARADVTFSKALKGHVLYEYLKPGDFYIGRDSAYFLRFELIYSFKKIFCESPGDGRARPRGAPRLSAVPRARARSSLSRCSL
- a CDS encoding radical SAM protein, translating into MSAPGTVREPAVPPGGRRPQRVLKVVLGLDCTGSCSYCALKKSHGFPRTRLARLDPRVAEEKIREAAGRYDISGLEVGAGETFDQPELWEWLLALNARELNVPVMAFTGGLSKQTPRVLDAIAASSAPVLLLFSYDGRRSERNAANWREVEAAFRAMKARLAGAPHVTLKVTACVTPRDAHRLKENFLSLLDLEPSPFAFRPLKRSFNEAQREEFVRQLAAFLDEASNRGVRLLSAPEAGEWHLGLKRDWTCHRLGVSILPDGRFTDCYVAWYCSDFPTWRTLPSLEGLDRFFTEAEAPPPAACARCLDVFDLCNLCPAGLADFRRSTGEAFYDGGFCRMVNRASLLLLGKALEERPGLEAVVRRGGVETRLRREGRALVLTGPNGNPPLSVDPRDGNAMLPVA